The window ACGCACGCAAGCCTTTCAGGCTGCTTATCTTGCTGTTGACGCTGAGCGCCGCAGGTTGCTCGACCTTGCCAGCGCCCCCACTGCCTCAAACGTGCCCGGCCAACCCGAAGCCGCCGGAGATCGGGCTACAGCTTCCATCCGTTCCGTACTCGGAGCGTGTACGGCTGAAGTTCAAGAGCTGGGCCGAGCAGCTGACCAGCACGCCAGCGATGTAAAGATGCTGCTTGAGGCTTGGCCAAGATGAGCGACATCACCTACCGCATCGTGCACCGCCGCGACACCGTGCTGGTGTTTGAGCGCGGCCCGGACAAGCGCCCCACGTCATCGCTGCAGGTCGCGCGCATGGGCGACAACGGCATGATCGACAGCCTGATGGGCGCAGGCTTCTACAAGCTGATGGAGACAGTTGGGCTCAAGCCCTTCCACGAAATGGGCGTGTCCCACGTCTACGCGGCAATGACAGACATCCACCTCGACATGCTGCGTGAGCGAATGCCGCTCGTTAAGGCAACTTGGTTGCGCCCAACAGTGGTTGACGGCATACCCATGAATTGGGTGGAGATAACGGCCTCGGGCGAGGAAGGCGCGCATTTCACAGAGTCGAACTTTGCCGTCCTCTAGGCTCGACTTATCGGGGACGAAGATTTAGAATCTAGGCCTCGGCCAGCTGGTCTGACACCTCGGAAAGACGAGGGCTATCAAGTTAGGCTTTAGTTCAGAACTGGAGAACACCGCGAGCCGTAAGGCAGTGCGGAGGGGCCGTTGCATTTGCCGTGCTCGGAGGCCTAACTTGATGGTGAATGCGCAATTGCTGATGCGCGAGCGATAGAACCGCTATCTCTATCCGTGTAGCGGGAGTTTGTGATGGGCGCCGGGGCAATCCTTAGAGGCGACGCACACAAGCAGGAAATTCAGCACCTGCCACCATCACCCCAATCCAAGGCAGATAGCCCCATCTTCACCGGCAGTGGGTGGGATTGGCGCCATTGGCGCACGGAGGATGGGTTGATGCTGGCCGGTGCTGATCTCCGGCTTACTACACCCTGCGATCTCTCGCGCTTCGTCTCGCATCCGGGCCTGGTGCATGAACCCGTCACTTGCTCTAGGCGCATCAGCCTGCGCATTCACCATCATTGAAGCGCCCCGGTCGTGAGCCGGGCGAGGTATCCGTTTCGGGTAGAGCTCGTTGCACATCCTACGCGGTCCGCTTGTACTTCGCTCGCCGCGCCGACGCTTCAATGATGGCCCTGCCCTCGCAGGGTCCATGAAATCCTATCCCCCTGCCTCGATGCGGGCAAAGACGGCATCCAGTTCGGCCGGCGTGGTAGCGACGAAATATCGCTGCTCTACCAATTCCGCGAATTTGGTTAACTCCGCCAGCATGTTTCCCGTCGCCCTGGACTGCACCACGTCGTAGGCGCCCTCAATGCCGGCATAGTCGATCTTGCCCGTCAGGAAGCCGGCCTTACGTGCAGTCTCAATGATCTCGTCTTTCGTCATGTCGGCTCTTCCAGGTAGGTGGGTGGGAAGTTAGAGCGTCTGGCTCTCAATGTCGAAAGGCGTGCCGTCCACGTCATCGCATATCCAGACCTCTTCGTCGTTCAGCGACGGCTCCCAGGATGCCGTGGCCCGGCCCGCCGCGATTTTGATGGCGGCCTCAAGGGTGTCGGCCTCCACGACCGTGCGGGCGCTGATGGTCACTTTTGCCTCAAGGTGGAATTTCATTTTGTTTCTCGATCTGCTCAGACAGTGGGTGGGATTGCGGCCATGCGGCCACGAATGGCATCGATGCGGCGCAGCAATTTTCGGACGCCTTGCTGGTTGCGCTTGACGTGATCGGCCTGATGGCCTCGGAGCCAGCTGCATTTGTCCACGTCGCCGATAAATGCGCTTTCAAGCGTGGCCACCAGATAAAAGGCTGTGTAGGGGGCGTGCGTTCCGCGCAGGTTGATCCGATGTCGCTCGAAGTGCTCAAGCTCGGACGAAACGCCGTGTTCGGTGAGCCCAACGTGAAGCGGCTCACCGCAGCCCGAACATACGCCCGACGTATCCGACTCCGAACCCCAGCCGCCGTCCACGAGGTATTCACCGTCCGGGTTTTCCGCATTCAAACGGTCCACCTCCTTTTGACAGCACGCGCGGCAGTAATCCTCGCCTTGCTCGGGGTCAGCGTTCCGAGCGGCAATCCAGTGCGCATGATCTGCCTTCTTTTCGGCGGGCAACGCAATGGGGCGCAGGAACTCCAGGCAGCGCTGCATCTTGGTGTCGATATCAGTTGTCATGGGCTTCTCGGGCAGTGGGTGGGAATCACTCGAAACGGAGCCCGTCTTCGATGGCCTTGGCGAACTGCTCGAAGGCACGCATCCGGCCGTATTCGACCGCCCGGCGCACGTCCTCATCGGACATCCGGTTCTTTGGCTTGAGCTGTGACGTCCCATTGCCCATGTCGAATTGTTGGTCTGCTGCGATGCGGTCTGCTCGCGCATACAGGGCTTTCAACGCGGCGGCCTTGGAAAATCTTTGGTTGTTCATTTTGATGTACCCGGCAAGGGGGTTGCATTCTTCACGCGGTCGGCAAGACTGCGCAACCGGTCGATCTCGCGGGACAGCGCCATTTCGACGCTGCCGAAGTGCTTCGGATCATTGCGGTACGCATCGGCGAAGCCCGCAATCTCATTGGACCGGCGAGTCAGGATGTTGGCCACCTCAAAGCGGTCGGACTCGCTCAGGCTGTTTTCGTCATTGTTCATGTGGATGTGCGTCGGGCAGGGATGGGGTCGGCCTGTGTGGTGGTGGGAATTGGCGGCAGTGGCATCCAATGAGTTGGCGCATCGAGACCGTGGGTTCCACCGGTTACCGCACTGGCGAACTTGTCCCAAGCGCTGGCGTACCACGCCTCAACAATCATCCGGTTGCAGTACACCAGCATCGAGCGGCCATCCTTCGGCGCCGTCTCGATCGGTTGCCAAGCCTGGGAGAGACGCTCTTCACGCATCTCGCGCACGCAATCAGGACATCCCCATGCTCCCTGCTTCGCAGGCCCGTGCGTCGGGCATTTCTGCCACCAAGGCGCGCTCATTTAAGCCGCCAGTTCAAACATCGGCACTTCGCGGAAGCCGGGGAACATCGCGTGGTGCTCGGTCATCAGGCCCAGCTTGACAGCGCGGCGGGCGGTGAACTTTTGCGATTCCGTCATCGCCAGGCCGTTGAGGCGACCGTTGTTGGCGGCAGTTGCGGAGAGGATCACGGCGGCGATCTTGTTGCCGTACTTGGATTCCACTGCTGCGATGTTGACTGAGATCATTTTGTTCTTCCCGGTGCGTTGTCGATGTATTTATTGTGCCACCATAAATAGAGATTGCAAGCTATTTTTGATGCCACAACAAATATATTTTCAGTGGCACTACAATTGCCGCATGACCGATGAAGAAAAACGCGCCCGTGGGCGCCCCCCGCTCGAAGAACCGTTGGAGCGGCGCGCCATGTTCCTGCCGAAAAGTGTGTGGGCGAAGATCGATTCGCTCGGCAAGAAAGAAGGGCTGAAGTGGGCACGCGAAGTGCTGGCCAAGGCCAAGCTGCCGAAGACCCCCTAGCCGCAGCTTCCGGCAAAGGGGATGCGATCCAGTTCAAAACTACCGCGTAAGTAGTTGATTTCAAATGACCGGTAACGCGCTCGTTTGGTTGTATTTCCAGCGGTGGAATTGCTGGAAAACCAATGTCAATCAATGACTTGGGCGTGAATCGAGGTGTCTGCGAATGATCCAGCAGACGGCTATAGCCTGGCGGCGATCTGTTCTGCGGTTTCACGGTAATACGATTCCATCAGTATTTTCAAGTTCTTGTGCCTGCTGATTCTGGCCAGCGTCATCACATCCATTCGACGGGACAACATCGTCAGCGCGGTGGCGCGGCTGTCGTGGAACGTCAAGCCATCGATCAGCAACTGGTCGGTCAAGTCTGAGAACAGTGCGCTGGCGATGTCTGGCCGCACGGTGAACGGCTGGTACTTTGCAAACAAGGCCGCGCCTTTCCGCGCGAGGGGTACTTTGATGGGCGGTGATGCTTTTCCGCTGTTCTTGTCGCGCTCCAGAATTGCCACCTTCCCGACCACCCGCGCCGCAAGGATCTCGTTCAAACGCATGCCGGTGTGCAGGGCGATATGGAACGCGCGAATGGTTTGCAGCGTGTTTCCATCGCGCTGGGCGCGAAGAACGCGCTTGATCAGTCTCCACGTCCAGACTTGATGCCGCGGCGGTAGGTGCTCGGGCATTCTCACCCCCTTGCATGGGTTTGAAGTCAGAACCTTCCATTCCTCCACTGCCACACGAAATAGGCATCGCATTACCGTGAACTGCCGGATGACCGTTGACCCGCTTACGTCTTTCAGGCGCGTGTCCCGCCACTCACCCAGCATCTGGCTTGTGATAGAGGCGAGGGGCGTCTCTGCACCAAAATAGACCGCCATCTCATCCAGGCGACGGCGCTCCCAGTCTGCGGCGCTTGCTGCTTTCTCTTGCACCACCGTGGCAAGATATTTGGTTGATGCCTGCTCCCAGGTCATGCCGCCTGAGCCCTTCAACGAATCCAGAGATGCCTCTGTATCCATGGCCCACTTCTGCGCCTCGCGCTTGGTGTCAAAGACTTTGCTGGATCGACTTCCGTGCTTTTGCACCTCGGCGCGCCAGCCGGTTGAGAGTTTTCGTATGTAGGCCATGGGTTGTTGTGCGGGATCGCATGCGGGATTGATGCGGGGAACTATCTTATCCCGCGATGTGACCATCCAGCGCCTACAGGCGTGAAACCGACACTGTTTCATCATGGTTCCATACGATGCTTCCGCACCACGGCAGCAAGACGTCCAGCAGCCCGGCCTTCGTCGACGCGGTGGCGCCGCGGTTCGCGCTGGTCCAGGCGGGTTACCGCAACCGCTTCGGCCATCCGGCGGCGCCGGTGCTGGCGCGCTACGACGAACGCGGCATCGCGGTTTTCGACTCGGCGCGCTGTGGCGCCATGCGGTGGTCTTCGGCCGACGGGGACGCGCCGGATTGCGAGCGCGACACGCAACAACGGTACTGGCAACACCGTCTGGCGCCACGCGCGAACGCGCCCGAGCTCGCAAAAAAAGAGGGATGAAAACACCCTCCCGGCCAAGTCCTGGGGATCGCCGGTATACGATGAATGCTTCGTACGCGGGGTCTGCGGGTTTACCAGGGTGCGGACATCGATCGATGAGAAATGGGTGGATATCTCGTGCGTACCGGGCGGCGCTGGACATGGTCGCTGGCGCGCAACTTGCTATTCTTTGTTTTCAGGAGATGGAACTTTTATGCAGAAATTTGACGAGATGTACACCAAGCTGCCCTACGAGTTCTTCTCGAACGGCGAGCAGATCCGGGACCATTACAAGATCTACGACGCCTGGCTCGCCAAGCAACCCGGGGACATGATGGCCAAGCGGCGCGAGGAAGCGGAGATGATCTTCCGCCGCGTCGGCATCACGTTTGCGGTCTACGGCGCCAAGGACGAGGACGGCTCCGGCACCGAGCGCCTGATTCCATTCGACCTGATCCCCCGCATCATCCCGGCCCACGAATGGGGCAGCATGGAAAAAGGCCTGGTCCAGCGCGTGACCGCCCTGAACCGCTTCATCCACGACGTCTACCACGACCAGGAAATCCTCAAGGCCGGCATCATCCCGCGCGAGCAGGTCATCAACAACGCGCAGTTCCGCCCCGAGATGATGGGCGTGGATGTGCCCAACAACATCTACTCGCACATCTCGGGTGTGGACATCGTGCGCGCGCCCAACGCCAAGGGCGAGGGCGAGTACTACGTGCTCGAAGACAACCTGCGCGTGCCCAGCGGCGTGAGCTACATGCTCGAAGACCGCAAGATGATGATGCGGCTGTTCCCCGACCTGTTCAACCGCCACCGTGTCGCCCCCGTCGCGCATTACCCCGACCTGCTGCTCGAAACCCTGCGCGCCTCGGCGCCCGCGGCCACGGCCGAGCCCACGGTGGTGGTGCTCACGCCCGGTATGTACAACAGCGCCTATTTCGAGCATGCCTTCCTGGCCCAGCAGATGGGCGTCGAGCTCGTCGAAGGCCAGGACCTGTTCGTGAAGGACAAGTTCTGCTACATGCGCACCACGCGTGGCCCGAAGCGTGTCGACGTGATCTACCGCCGCGTGGACGACGACTTCCTCGATCCGCAGGTGTTCCGCCCCACGTCCACGCTGGGCTGCGATGGCCTGATGGCGGCGTATTCGGCCGGCAACGTGACCATCTGCAACGGCGTCGGCACCGGCGTGGCCGACGACAAGTCGATCTATCCCTACGTACCGAAGATGATCGAGTTCTACCTCGGCGAAAAGCCGATCCTGAACAACGTGCCGACCTACATGTGCCGCAACAAGGACGACCTGGCCTACACGCTGGCCAACCTCAAGGACCTGGTGGTCAAGGAAGTGCACGGCGCCGGCGGCTACGGCATGCTGGTCGGCCCCGCCGCCACCAAGGCCGAGATCGAGGAATTCCGCGCCGCCGTGCTGGCCAACCCGAGCGGCTACATCGCGCAGCCCACGCTGTCGCTCTCCAGCTGCCCGACCTTCGTGGAAAGCGGGATCGCACCGCGCCACATCGACCTGCGTCCCTTCGTGCTGTCGGCCAAGGAGGTGCAGATGGTGCCGGGCGGCCTGACGCGCGTGGCGCTGAAGGAAGGCTCGCTGGTGGTCAACTCGTCGCAGGGCGGCGGCACCAAGGACACCTGGATCCTCGAAGACGACGCCGTGCCCGCTACCGTGCCCGTCGTTGCGCAATCCCAATCCCAATCCTGAACAACGGGCCGAGGAAAAAACATGCTTTCAAGAACCGCCGACCATCTTTTCTGGATGTCCCGTTACACCGAGCGTGCAGAGAACACCGCGCGCATGCTCGACATCAACTACCAGACCGCCTTGCTGCCGCAATCCGCCGCCGTCGCGCAGGTCGGGCTGCAGGGCCTGCTGTCGATCAGCGAGTTGCTCTACCCCTACAAGGAAAAACATGGCGACATCACCTCCAAGTCGGTGATGGAGTTCATGGTCAAGGACGAGGAGAATCCCTCGTCCATCATCTCCTGCCTGCGTGCCGCGCGCGAGAACGCCCGCGCCGTTCGGGGCACCTTGACCACCGAAGTCTGGGAGACGCTCAACACCACCTGGCTCGACGTGAACCGCATGCTCAAGGCCGGTGAATTCGAAGCCGACCCGGCCCAGTTCTTCGAATGGGTCAAGTTCCGCTCCCATCTGTCGCGTGGTGTCACGCTGGGCACGATGCTGCAGGACGAGGCTTTCCACTTCACGCGCCTGGGGACGTTCCTGGAGCGGGCCGACAATACGGCGCGCCTGGTGGACGTGAAGTTCCACGCGGTGGAGAGCGACTTCTACGGCGCCGCCAGCGAAAAGGACCAGGAGTACGACTTCTACCACTGGAGTGCGATCCTGCGCAGCGTCTCTGGCTTCGAGGTCTACCGCAAGGTCTACCGCGACGTGATCAAGCCCGAGCGCGTGGCCGAACTGCTGATCCTGCGCCAGGACATGCCGCGCTCGCTGCTGGGCTGCCTGAACGAAGTGCTGAGCAACCTGGGGCTGGTTTCCAGCAATCCATCGAGCGAAACCCTGCGCCGCGCCGGCAAGCTGCGCGCGGACCTGCAGTACGCGCGCATCGACGAGATCCTGGCCACCGGCCTGCATGCGTTCCTCACCCAGTTCCTCGACCGGGTCAACGAACTCGGTTCGCACATCAGCCGCGAGTTCCTCGTGCCCGCGGCGGCCTGAGACGATGAGACCCCGCTCATCGCTTGGCGCCATGCGTCGATTTGTGCTGCCCCCGAAGGGGACGCGTCAGTGCCTTCGGGCGGCCGGGCGTCACTGATGACGGGGGACGACTGGCGACGCTCCTTCGTTGATTCCTTGAATGGTGGCCGCGCCGTTTCGGCGGTGCGGGATCAGGTCAGTGCCGCGCCTGCCGGTCTGCCTCAACGCAAGAGGCGCTGGCGTTGACCAAGCTCTTCACCCGATGGCTGGGTCGGCTGAGCGTCGGCCGCAAGCTCACCCTGATCTACCTGCTCGACCTGACGGCGGTCATCTACGTCTCGAGCATCCTGATCCACGAGAAATTCCAGGCCATCGACTTCACCCGCAAGGAGATCGTCGGCACCACCTACAGCGTGGCCGTGCGCGATGTGCTGATGGTGCCCTTCCTCGCGCCGGCCGCCGACCCCAAGGCGGCCGATGTGCTGCTGGAACGCCTGCATCAGCTGCGCGATGCGCATGACCCTGCGCTGAAGACGGAAGAGGCCAGCCGTACTTTCGTCGAGAGCTGGCGGCGCGTGCCGGCGCCCGACGCGCCCGGCGCCAACAGCGCAGTGAACCGCCAGAACGCGCTGCGCGGCCTGGTGCGCGAGGCGCGCGAACTGCTCACCACGGTGGGCAACCAGTCCAACCTGATCCTCGACCCCGACCTCGACAGCTACTACGCGATGTCGCTGGTGGTGCTGCGTTTTCCCGAGTTGCTCGAGGTGCTCAACGACACCGTGCGCATCCTGCCGGCCGCCTCGCCCGGGAGCGCCAGCGGCGTGACCGACCGCCGCACGGAACTGCTGATCCTGGCCGGCCGGCTCGACGCGGTGGCGCTGGGCATCCGCTCCGACTACACGCAGGCCTTCGCCGCGGGCACGCTGGTGCAGCGCACTGCGCTCGAACCCGGGCGCAAGCTGCTGGAAGACCGGCTCGGCGAATTCCTGGCCGCGGTGCAGGCCCTGGCCGACGGCAGCGTCAACCCGCGCAGCCTGGAGCAATTGCGCGGCCACTACGCCGGTTCGCTCGAGGCGCTGACGCAGGCCTGGGCCCTCACCGCCACCGATTTGGACCGGTTGCTGCGCGAACGCGTGGACCTGCTGTTCACGCGCATGTGGCTGCACCTGGGCACGGCGCTGCTGCTGCTGAGCTGCATCCTGAGCCTGGTGTATGCCGTCGCGCGGCAGATCTCGCGGCCGCTGAAGAACCTGGCCGGCGTGGCCGACACGGTGCGCCAGACGGGCGACCACACGCGGCGCATGGTCTGGCACAGCCGTGACGAGATCGGCCAGCTCGTCACCGCCTTCAACGAGATGCTGGCCCAGCTCGACCAGCAGCGGCTGGTGCAGCAGGAGGCCACGGCGCGCGAACGTGCCGCGCAGGCCCAGCAGGCGCTGGTCGAGGCGATCCCGATCGCGCTGGTGATGACCTCGGTGCCCGACCACGAGGTGTTGCATGCCAATGCGCCGGCCCAGGAATGGCTGGCCGGCAACAACACGGACCCCTGGCGTACCGGGCTCGAGCCGGGCGTGCGCACCCGTTTCTTCCAGCATCTGTCGGACCGCGGTGCGGTCGACGAATTCGAGGTGCGCTGGCTCGGCGGCGCCGAGCCGTCGTGGGCCGTGCTGTCGGCGCGGCGGCTGCAGTTCCAGGGCCGCGACGCGGTGCTCACGGCCTTCACGCCGATCAACGTGCTCAAGGTGATGGAGCGCCGGCTCGAGCTGTGGGCCAAGGTCTTCGAAGCCTCGAGCGAGGGCATCATCATCATGGATGCGCAGCAAAAGATCCTGAGCGTGAACCGCGCGTTCTGCCGCAGCACCTCCTACGATTTCTACGAGGTCATCGGCGAGCACCTGAGCTTCCTGCTCGAGGGGCAGCAGGCCATCACTGTCGGACAGCGTCTGGACAACCTGTCGCAGGAGCGCGACGCCTGGCAGGGCGAGGTCAACTTCGTGAAACGCTCGGGTGAGACCTATCCCGCGTGGCTCATGATCTCGGCGGTGCGCGACGGCGCGCGGCACAGCACGGTGTCGCAATACATCGGCATCTCGGTGGACATCACCGACCGCAAGCGCACCGAGGCGCGCGTGCAGTTCCTGGCCCAGCACGACGTGCTGACCGAGCTGCCGAACCGTGCGCTGTGCGTGGTGCGGCTGGAGATCGCCCTCAAGGCCGCGGCCGTCAGCGGCGAGCGCGTGGCCGTGCTGTTCATCGACCTCGACCGCTTCAAGAACATCAACGACACGCTGGGCCACCACATCGGCGACGGCGTGCTGCGCTCGGTGGCCCACCGGCTGAGCCATGCCGTGCGCGCCGACGACACCGTGAGCCGGCTCGGTGGCGACGAATACGTGGTGATCCTGCGCGGCGTGAGCGACCGGGCGGAGGTGCAGCAGATGGTCGAGCGGCGGCTGATCCCGCTGATCCGCCAGACCCACCATGTGGAAGGGCATGACCTGCATGTGTCGTGCAGCGTCGGCGTGTCGCTCTATCCCGATGACGGCAGCGATCTCGACCAGCTCATGCGCCGCGCCGACGCCGCGATGTACGTGGCCAAGAGCGAGGGGCGCGACATGGCGCGTTTCTACGAGCCCGAGATCGAGCAAATGGCGCAGCAGCGCGTGACGCTGGAAAACCACCTGCGCCAAGCACTGGCGCTCGGCGAATTCAGCCTGCACTTCCAGCCCAAGGTGAATGCGCTGACGCTCGATGTGATCGGGGTGGAGGCCTTGCTGCGCTGGAACAATCCCGAGCTCGGCGCGGTGCCGCCGTCGCAGTTCATCCCGGTGGCGGAGGAGACCGGCCTGATCCGTCCGATCGGCGCCTGGGTGCTGGAGCAGGCCTGCAGCCAGTTGGCGCGCTGGCATGCACAGGGGTTGGGCTTCCTCGATGTTTCGGTGAATCTTTCGGCCATGCAGCTGGCCGATACCGACCTGGTGGCCCAGGTGCAGGCCTGCCTGGAGCGGCACGGGGTGATGCCGGCCGCGCTCGAGATCGAGATCACCGAGTCGCTGCTGATGGACAACACCAGCCTGGCCGAGGAGCAGCTCGTCGCGCTGAAGGCACTCGGTGTGCAGTTGTCGATCGATGACTTCGGCACCGGCTATTCGAGCCTCGCCTACCTGAAGCGGTTCGCCATCGACAAGCTCAAGATCGACCAGTCCTTCGTGCGCGACATGCTGAGCGACCCGACGGATCTGGCCATCGTGCGCGCGATCATCGCGCTGGGCCATACGCTAGGGCTGCGCG of the Rhodoferax koreense genome contains:
- a CDS encoding tyrosine-type recombinase/integrase gives rise to the protein MAYIRKLSTGWRAEVQKHGSRSSKVFDTKREAQKWAMDTEASLDSLKGSGGMTWEQASTKYLATVVQEKAASAADWERRRLDEMAVYFGAETPLASITSQMLGEWRDTRLKDVSGSTVIRQFTVMRCLFRVAVEEWKVLTSNPCKGVRMPEHLPPRHQVWTWRLIKRVLRAQRDGNTLQTIRAFHIALHTGMRLNEILAARVVGKVAILERDKNSGKASPPIKVPLARKGAALFAKYQPFTVRPDIASALFSDLTDQLLIDGLTFHDSRATALTMLSRRMDVMTLARISRHKNLKILMESYYRETAEQIAARL
- a CDS encoding circularly permuted type 2 ATP-grasp protein; its protein translation is MQKFDEMYTKLPYEFFSNGEQIRDHYKIYDAWLAKQPGDMMAKRREEAEMIFRRVGITFAVYGAKDEDGSGTERLIPFDLIPRIIPAHEWGSMEKGLVQRVTALNRFIHDVYHDQEILKAGIIPREQVINNAQFRPEMMGVDVPNNIYSHISGVDIVRAPNAKGEGEYYVLEDNLRVPSGVSYMLEDRKMMMRLFPDLFNRHRVAPVAHYPDLLLETLRASAPAATAEPTVVVLTPGMYNSAYFEHAFLAQQMGVELVEGQDLFVKDKFCYMRTTRGPKRVDVIYRRVDDDFLDPQVFRPTSTLGCDGLMAAYSAGNVTICNGVGTGVADDKSIYPYVPKMIEFYLGEKPILNNVPTYMCRNKDDLAYTLANLKDLVVKEVHGAGGYGMLVGPAATKAEIEEFRAAVLANPSGYIAQPTLSLSSCPTFVESGIAPRHIDLRPFVLSAKEVQMVPGGLTRVALKEGSLVVNSSQGGGTKDTWILEDDAVPATVPVVAQSQSQS
- a CDS encoding alpha-E domain-containing protein, which translates into the protein MLSRTADHLFWMSRYTERAENTARMLDINYQTALLPQSAAVAQVGLQGLLSISELLYPYKEKHGDITSKSVMEFMVKDEENPSSIISCLRAARENARAVRGTLTTEVWETLNTTWLDVNRMLKAGEFEADPAQFFEWVKFRSHLSRGVTLGTMLQDEAFHFTRLGTFLERADNTARLVDVKFHAVESDFYGAASEKDQEYDFYHWSAILRSVSGFEVYRKVYRDVIKPERVAELLILRQDMPRSLLGCLNEVLSNLGLVSSNPSSETLRRAGKLRADLQYARIDEILATGLHAFLTQFLDRVNELGSHISREFLVPAAA
- a CDS encoding EAL domain-containing protein, with the translated sequence MALTKLFTRWLGRLSVGRKLTLIYLLDLTAVIYVSSILIHEKFQAIDFTRKEIVGTTYSVAVRDVLMVPFLAPAADPKAADVLLERLHQLRDAHDPALKTEEASRTFVESWRRVPAPDAPGANSAVNRQNALRGLVREARELLTTVGNQSNLILDPDLDSYYAMSLVVLRFPELLEVLNDTVRILPAASPGSASGVTDRRTELLILAGRLDAVALGIRSDYTQAFAAGTLVQRTALEPGRKLLEDRLGEFLAAVQALADGSVNPRSLEQLRGHYAGSLEALTQAWALTATDLDRLLRERVDLLFTRMWLHLGTALLLLSCILSLVYAVARQISRPLKNLAGVADTVRQTGDHTRRMVWHSRDEIGQLVTAFNEMLAQLDQQRLVQQEATARERAAQAQQALVEAIPIALVMTSVPDHEVLHANAPAQEWLAGNNTDPWRTGLEPGVRTRFFQHLSDRGAVDEFEVRWLGGAEPSWAVLSARRLQFQGRDAVLTAFTPINVLKVMERRLELWAKVFEASSEGIIIMDAQQKILSVNRAFCRSTSYDFYEVIGEHLSFLLEGQQAITVGQRLDNLSQERDAWQGEVNFVKRSGETYPAWLMISAVRDGARHSTVSQYIGISVDITDRKRTEARVQFLAQHDVLTELPNRALCVVRLEIALKAAAVSGERVAVLFIDLDRFKNINDTLGHHIGDGVLRSVAHRLSHAVRADDTVSRLGGDEYVVILRGVSDRAEVQQMVERRLIPLIRQTHHVEGHDLHVSCSVGVSLYPDDGSDLDQLMRRADAAMYVAKSEGRDMARFYEPEIEQMAQQRVTLENHLRQALALGEFSLHFQPKVNALTLDVIGVEALLRWNNPELGAVPPSQFIPVAEETGLIRPIGAWVLEQACSQLARWHAQGLGFLDVSVNLSAMQLADTDLVAQVQACLERHGVMPAALEIEITESLLMDNTSLAEEQLVALKALGVQLSIDDFGTGYSSLAYLKRFAIDKLKIDQSFVRDMLSDPTDLAIVRAIIALGHTLGLRVIAEGVEIEELAGQLKLLDCDELQGFHFARPMPAAAFEGWLHERHLLPERRRAPPA